One Streptomyces sp. P9-A2 DNA window includes the following coding sequences:
- a CDS encoding HNH endonuclease: MGSGTLYTRERMTEAATRCSDIDEVITFFGTRPYETLRRYLHKRFEHYDIDISHFRHRGRRTMRRTRPTSSELRTAVAASTSMAEVLSSLDRPDNTSQRTMVRSWIAEEQLSTAHFLGQAHRRGRPSSNPLKSAEDILVLHSAEHRTRTPQLRRALREIGVPERCATCGIGPNWRGMPMTLEVDHINGDWRDDRRENLRLLCPNCHAITSTWCRGGVRQRTTPGTMTGTSGGGATATRQT; encoded by the coding sequence ATGGGCAGCGGCACTCTGTACACCCGTGAACGCATGACCGAGGCGGCCACGCGCTGCTCCGACATCGACGAAGTCATTACCTTCTTCGGCACCCGACCCTACGAAACGCTTCGGCGATACCTGCACAAGCGCTTCGAGCACTACGACATCGACATCTCTCACTTCCGCCACCGGGGCAGACGCACCATGCGCCGTACGAGGCCCACAAGCAGCGAACTACGCACAGCCGTCGCGGCGTCCACTTCCATGGCTGAGGTCCTGAGCAGCTTGGATCGCCCCGACAACACCAGCCAGCGCACAATGGTGCGGTCATGGATCGCGGAGGAGCAGCTTTCAACCGCGCACTTCCTGGGGCAGGCTCACCGGCGGGGGAGGCCGAGCTCCAACCCTCTGAAGAGCGCTGAAGACATCCTGGTCCTGCACAGCGCCGAGCACCGCACGAGAACGCCACAGCTCCGCCGAGCCCTACGCGAGATCGGTGTACCCGAACGCTGCGCCACGTGTGGCATCGGGCCCAACTGGCGCGGGATGCCGATGACGCTGGAGGTCGATCACATCAACGGGGATTGGCGGGACGATCGGCGCGAGAACTTGCGGCTTCTGTGCCCCAACTGCCACGCGATCACCAGCACGTGGTGCAGGGGAGGCGTCAGGCAACGCACGACCCCCGGTACCATGACAGGCACCAGCGGCGGTGGCGCAACGGCGACGCGGCAGACTTAG
- the rdgB gene encoding RdgB/HAM1 family non-canonical purine NTP pyrophosphatase, whose product MTRLILATRNAGKITELRSILADAGLPHELVGADAYPDVPDVKETGTTFAENALLKAHALARATGHPAVADDSGLCVDVLGGAPGIFSARWAGRHGDDKANLDLLLAQLSDIDDTHRGAYFACAAALALPDGTERVVEGQLRGTLRHTPAGTGGFGYDPILQPDDETRTCAELSAAEKNAISHRGKAFRALVPVVRELLG is encoded by the coding sequence ATGACCCGCCTGATCCTCGCCACCCGCAACGCCGGAAAGATCACCGAACTGCGGTCGATCCTCGCCGACGCCGGACTGCCCCACGAACTCGTCGGCGCCGACGCCTACCCCGACGTCCCCGACGTCAAGGAAACCGGCACCACCTTCGCCGAGAACGCCCTCCTCAAGGCCCACGCCCTCGCCCGCGCCACCGGACACCCCGCCGTCGCCGACGACTCCGGCCTCTGCGTCGACGTCCTCGGCGGCGCCCCCGGCATCTTCTCCGCCCGCTGGGCAGGCCGCCACGGCGACGACAAGGCCAACCTCGACCTGCTCCTGGCCCAGCTCTCCGACATCGACGACACCCACCGCGGCGCCTACTTCGCCTGCGCCGCCGCCCTCGCCCTCCCCGACGGCACCGAACGCGTCGTCGAAGGCCAACTGCGAGGCACCCTGCGCCACACCCCGGCCGGCACCGGCGGCTTCGGCTACGACCCGATCCTCCAGCCCGACGACGAGACCCGCACGTGCGCGGAGCTGTCCGCGGCGGAGAAGAACGCCATCAGCCACCGGGGCAAGGCCTTCCGGGCACTGGTACCGGTGGTGCGAGAGCTGCTGGGGTGA
- the rph gene encoding ribonuclease PH, whose translation MSRIDGRTPEQLRPVTIERGWSKHAEGSVLVSFGDTKVLCTASVTEGVPRWRKGTGEGWVTAEYSMLPRATNTRGDRESVRGRIGGRTHEISRLIGRSLRAVIDYKQLGENTIVLDCDVLQADGGTRTAAITGAYVALADAINWSRDNKLIRASRKPLTGTVSAVSVGIVDGTPLLDLRYEEDVRADTDMNVICTGDGRFVEVQGTAEAQPFDRTELNALLDLAVAGCAELTTAQRTALDSVLER comes from the coding sequence ATGTCTCGAATCGACGGCCGCACCCCCGAACAACTCCGCCCGGTCACCATCGAACGCGGCTGGAGCAAGCACGCCGAAGGCTCCGTCCTCGTCTCCTTCGGCGACACCAAAGTCCTCTGCACCGCCTCCGTCACCGAAGGCGTCCCCCGCTGGCGCAAAGGCACCGGCGAGGGCTGGGTGACCGCCGAATACTCGATGCTCCCCCGCGCCACCAACACACGCGGCGACCGCGAATCCGTCCGCGGCCGCATCGGCGGACGCACCCACGAGATCAGCCGCCTCATCGGCCGGTCCCTGCGCGCCGTCATCGACTACAAGCAACTCGGCGAGAACACCATCGTCCTCGACTGCGACGTCCTCCAGGCCGACGGCGGCACCCGCACCGCCGCCATCACCGGCGCCTACGTCGCCCTCGCCGACGCCATCAACTGGTCCAGGGACAACAAACTCATCCGCGCCAGCCGGAAACCCCTCACCGGCACCGTCAGCGCCGTCTCCGTCGGCATCGTCGACGGCACCCCCCTCCTCGACCTCCGCTACGAGGAGGACGTCCGCGCCGACACCGACATGAACGTCATCTGCACCGGCGACGGCCGCTTCGTCGAAGTCCAGGGCACCGCCGAAGCCCAGCCCTTCGACCGCACCGAACTCAACGCCCTCCTCGACCTCGCCGTCGCCGGCTGTGCCGAACTGACTACCGCACAGCGCACCGCACTTGATAGCGTCCTCGAAAGGTAA
- a CDS encoding PTS glucose/sucrose transporter subunit IIB — protein MATKAEKIVAGLGGIENIEEIEGCITRLRTEVIDASKVDDAALKSAGAHGVVKMGTAIQVVIGTDADPLAAEIEDMM, from the coding sequence ATGGCCACCAAGGCTGAGAAGATCGTCGCCGGGCTCGGCGGCATCGAGAACATCGAGGAGATCGAGGGCTGCATCACCCGCCTCCGCACCGAAGTCATCGACGCCTCCAAGGTCGACGACGCCGCACTGAAGTCCGCCGGCGCCCACGGCGTCGTCAAGATGGGCACCGCCATCCAGGTCGTCATCGGCACCGACGCCGACCCCCTCGCGGCCGAGATCGAAGACATGATGTGA
- a CDS encoding PTS transporter subunit EIIC codes for MSTQSPAGAGPEVGSLRARRQRLFQGLQKMGRSLQLPIAVLPAAGILNRLGQPDMFGDDGLGWTDVSRVMVGAGGALLDGSLGLPLLFCVGVAIGMAKKADGSTALALVVVVVAVVAALAITHCARPARRKEVGGLMLSVALTSFVTGITEPIEYSFLFVAPALYAVHAVLTGVSMAVTWGLGVHDGFSFSAGLIDYVINWNLATRPWAIVPIGLCFAVVYYVVFRFAITKFDLKTPGREAEEEVEDTTKA; via the coding sequence ATGAGTACGCAGAGTCCCGCCGGTGCCGGTCCGGAGGTCGGTTCCCTGCGTGCGCGCCGGCAGCGGCTGTTCCAGGGGCTGCAGAAGATGGGCCGCAGTCTGCAGCTGCCGATCGCGGTGCTGCCGGCGGCGGGCATCCTCAACCGGCTGGGCCAGCCGGACATGTTCGGGGACGACGGTCTGGGCTGGACGGACGTCTCCAGGGTGATGGTGGGTGCGGGCGGCGCGCTGCTGGACGGTTCGCTGGGGCTGCCGCTGCTGTTCTGTGTCGGTGTGGCCATCGGCATGGCGAAGAAGGCGGACGGGTCGACGGCGCTGGCGCTGGTGGTGGTGGTGGTGGCGGTGGTGGCGGCGCTGGCGATCACGCACTGTGCGAGGCCGGCCCGCCGTAAGGAGGTCGGCGGTCTGATGCTGTCGGTGGCGCTGACGTCGTTCGTGACGGGGATCACGGAGCCGATCGAGTACTCGTTCCTGTTCGTCGCGCCGGCGCTGTACGCGGTGCACGCGGTGCTGACGGGTGTGTCGATGGCGGTGACGTGGGGGTTGGGGGTGCACGACGGGTTCAGCTTCTCGGCGGGGCTGATCGACTACGTCATCAACTGGAACCTGGCGACGAGGCCGTGGGCGATCGTTCCGATCGGGCTGTGCTTCGCGGTGGTGTATTACGTGGTCTTCCGGTTCGCGATCACGAAGTTCGACCTGAAGACGCCGGGGCGGGAGGCGGAGGAGGAGGTGGAGGACACCACCAAGGCCTGA